A region from the Acuticoccus sediminis genome encodes:
- a CDS encoding DUF3618 domain-containing protein — protein MSRSTTQIEREVEAKRYEVEETLDALRAKLSTAHILDSVARSFTTAGGQGGEFVSNLGRQIKENPLPIALTGVGLAWLLMSQNKPKSPRYPSGPSDVRAATRHAYDRARYAADEARLGADYAMSQLKSGAYALRDDARAAGKTAYDHARFSADEARHGIEYAVAQLKAGAYSARDAANSASVTAYDHARYAADEARHGAEYAVSQLKAGAYSAKAKAASAGHSVYDQARYAADEAKHGAEYAAGQLKAGAYRVSDTTKDAASAIYDQAKFAADEARHGLRYASDQMKAGAYAAGDTATSVLDTLYDHARFARDEALHGLHYANAQLKSGAYAISDAASSAYYSARDAAYDAADQARYYGRRARRGAMDFIHEEPLLAAAIGVGIGAAIGAMLPSTRVENEYVGPYRDNLRDEAYDYAMSQAERAERIAEASLSAAENTAKDEGLLPSEGSDTIAERAEHVVDSARKAARQEAKV, from the coding sequence ATGAGCCGCAGCACAACGCAAATCGAGCGCGAGGTGGAAGCCAAGCGCTATGAGGTCGAGGAGACCCTGGACGCCCTGCGCGCCAAGCTCTCGACCGCCCACATTCTGGACAGTGTCGCCCGCTCGTTCACGACAGCAGGCGGCCAAGGAGGCGAATTCGTGAGCAATCTCGGTCGTCAAATCAAAGAGAACCCCCTGCCGATCGCGCTGACGGGTGTCGGCCTCGCATGGCTCCTCATGAGCCAGAACAAGCCGAAGTCGCCCCGTTATCCGTCCGGACCGTCGGACGTGCGCGCCGCCACCCGTCATGCCTACGACCGCGCGCGATACGCGGCCGACGAGGCGCGCCTCGGGGCGGACTACGCCATGTCGCAGCTGAAGTCCGGCGCGTACGCGTTGCGTGACGACGCCCGGGCCGCTGGCAAGACCGCGTACGACCACGCGCGCTTCTCCGCGGACGAGGCGCGGCACGGCATCGAGTATGCCGTGGCCCAGCTCAAGGCCGGCGCCTACTCGGCGCGCGATGCGGCGAATTCGGCCAGCGTCACCGCCTACGACCACGCCCGCTATGCGGCGGACGAGGCCCGGCACGGCGCGGAGTACGCCGTCTCGCAGCTGAAGGCCGGCGCCTATTCGGCCAAGGCCAAGGCCGCCTCGGCCGGGCACTCGGTGTATGACCAGGCGCGCTATGCCGCCGACGAGGCCAAGCACGGCGCCGAGTATGCCGCCGGGCAGCTCAAGGCCGGCGCCTACCGGGTGTCCGACACCACCAAGGATGCCGCCTCGGCCATCTACGACCAGGCGAAGTTCGCGGCCGACGAGGCCCGCCACGGCCTGCGCTATGCCTCGGACCAGATGAAGGCCGGCGCCTACGCCGCGGGCGACACCGCGACCTCCGTGCTCGACACGCTGTACGACCACGCGCGCTTCGCCCGTGACGAGGCCCTGCACGGCCTGCACTACGCCAACGCGCAGCTGAAGTCCGGCGCCTACGCCATCTCGGACGCGGCCTCCAGCGCCTACTACTCGGCGCGTGACGCGGCCTACGACGCGGCCGACCAGGCCCGCTACTATGGCCGCCGGGCCCGCCGCGGCGCCATGGACTTCATCCACGAGGAGCCGCTCCTCGCCGCCGCCATCGGCGTCGGCATCGGTGCCGCCATCGGCGCGATGCTGCCCTCGACCCGCGTCGAGAACGAGTATGTGGGCCCCTACCGCGACAACCTGCGCGACGAGGCCTACGACTACGCGATGTCACAGGCCGAGCGTGCCGAGCGCATCGCCGAAGCCTCCCTCTCGGCGGCCGAGAATACCGCCAAGGACGAGGGGCTCCTGCCCAGCGAGGGGAGCGACACCATCGCCGAGCGCGCCGAGCACGTGGTCGATTCGGCCAGGAAGGCAGCGCGCCAGGAGGCGAAGGTCTGA
- a CDS encoding dihydrodipicolinate synthase family protein, with protein sequence MAQRLTEDARGVFIISATPFTDDGAIDHASIDRLTDFYLASGVDGITILGMMGEAPKLTTAESEAVLTRVLKRVNGRVPVVVGVSNPGLDNMYALANVAMDNGAAGVMIAPNAASKTESNLVSLFETIAKALKDVPIVYQDFPLTTSMPISAGAFVSIVEAVPSVVMLKHEDWPGLPKLSAVRESSEKRGARRVSILCGNGGLYLPQELARGADGAMTGFAYPEMLVEVVKRFHAGDQDGAEDVFDLYLPLVRHEQQPGFGLAVRKEILRRRGIISSAATRAPGPKLDATGHAELTRMMDRLARRLDGRLAAAAQ encoded by the coding sequence GTGGCGCAACGTTTGACGGAGGACGCCCGGGGCGTCTTCATCATTTCCGCAACCCCCTTCACCGATGACGGCGCGATCGACCACGCCAGCATCGACCGGCTCACCGACTTCTACCTCGCGAGCGGCGTCGACGGCATCACGATCCTCGGCATGATGGGCGAGGCCCCCAAGCTCACCACCGCCGAGTCCGAGGCGGTTCTGACCCGGGTCCTCAAGCGCGTGAACGGGCGCGTCCCCGTCGTCGTCGGCGTCTCCAACCCCGGCCTCGACAACATGTACGCCCTCGCCAACGTGGCGATGGACAACGGCGCCGCCGGCGTGATGATCGCCCCCAACGCCGCCTCGAAGACCGAGAGCAACCTCGTCTCGCTGTTCGAGACGATCGCCAAGGCGCTGAAGGACGTGCCGATCGTCTATCAGGACTTCCCCCTGACGACATCGATGCCGATCTCCGCCGGCGCATTCGTCTCCATCGTCGAGGCAGTGCCCTCCGTCGTCATGCTGAAGCACGAGGACTGGCCGGGCCTGCCGAAGCTCTCCGCCGTCCGCGAGAGCAGCGAAAAGCGCGGTGCGCGGCGCGTCTCCATCCTCTGCGGCAACGGCGGCCTCTACCTGCCGCAGGAGCTCGCCCGCGGCGCCGACGGCGCCATGACCGGCTTCGCCTACCCCGAGATGCTGGTCGAGGTGGTCAAGCGCTTCCACGCCGGCGACCAGGACGGCGCCGAGGACGTCTTCGACCTGTACCTGCCGCTCGTGCGCCATGAGCAGCAGCCCGGCTTCGGCCTCGCCGTGCGCAAGGAGATCCTGCGGCGCCGCGGCATCATCTCCTCCGCCGCCACCCGCGCCCCCGGTCCGAAGCTCGACGCCACCGGCCACGCCGAACTCACCCGCATGATGGACCGTCTCGCCCGCCGCCTCGACGGGCGCCTCGCCGCCGCGGCCCAGTAG
- the thiD gene encoding bifunctional hydroxymethylpyrimidine kinase/phosphomethylpyrimidine kinase gives MIALTIAGSDSGGGAGIQADLKTFAALGVYGASVITALTAQNTMGVQGVYPIPADFVAQQLTSVMSDLDVRAIKIGMLADVAVIDRLADMLAAVPVPVVLDPVMVAASGDRLVPVEAVAALRDRLFGVATIVTPNVPEAAVLLGTAEATDEAGMRAQAMALADRGPAILLKGGHLDGRESVDVLCIDGACERLTSPRVATRNTHGTGCTLSSAIAAHLAQGAPLREAVAGAKAYISGAIAAADELTIGRGHGPVHHFHALWRHEV, from the coding sequence ATGATCGCCCTCACCATCGCCGGCTCGGATTCGGGCGGCGGCGCCGGGATCCAGGCGGATCTGAAGACCTTCGCGGCGCTCGGCGTCTACGGCGCCAGTGTCATCACCGCGCTGACGGCGCAGAACACGATGGGCGTGCAGGGGGTCTATCCGATCCCGGCGGACTTCGTGGCGCAGCAGCTCACCTCGGTGATGTCCGACCTCGACGTGCGCGCGATCAAGATCGGCATGCTCGCCGACGTCGCGGTCATCGACAGGCTGGCGGATATGCTGGCGGCCGTCCCCGTCCCCGTGGTGCTGGACCCGGTGATGGTGGCCGCGTCCGGGGACCGTCTCGTCCCGGTGGAGGCGGTGGCGGCGCTGCGTGACCGGCTGTTCGGTGTCGCCACCATCGTGACGCCGAACGTGCCGGAGGCCGCGGTGCTCCTCGGCACCGCGGAGGCGACCGACGAGGCCGGGATGCGGGCGCAGGCCATGGCGCTCGCCGACCGCGGTCCGGCGATCCTCCTCAAGGGGGGGCATCTGGACGGACGGGAGAGCGTCGACGTCCTGTGCATCGACGGCGCGTGCGAGCGGCTGACCTCGCCGCGCGTCGCGACGCGCAACACGCACGGCACCGGCTGCACGCTCTCTTCGGCGATCGCGGCGCACCTGGCTCAGGGCGCGCCGCTGCGCGAGGCGGTGGCGGGCGCGAAGGCGTACATCTCCGGAGCGATCGCGGCGGCCGACGAGCTCACCATCGGCCGCGGCCACGGCCCGGTGCACCACTTCCACGCCCTCTGGCGCCACGAGGTCTGA
- a CDS encoding mechanosensitive ion channel family protein, whose protein sequence is MLRRILAAILVAVTCTGGAAAQDEGEPTFEVETLNAGLDPAPRNVDLSTPRSAMEAFVSATDRTDYVTAAHVLDLEFVPEGEQHRLGPRLAEELSFVLKRKIPIDFNALPDRPDGMDTTGSEREPMVGVARRSIQIGVLDLPEWPVTVRLNRVNAAGAEPVWVFSRQTVEHIPELYARYGPTAFEKALPDVLRQETIWGILWWELITIPVIAAFTFLVAWAIWRIMTLVSNRVPFAGVRAAICRGRLPTALLAIGIVLQVTVSSIFEFSSATDTTLSVLFWIVIIAAIVFGVSRTLDTVIDFTSNRYLSTIDNPENTSARRWYTNLSAAKRIGVMFVVVVGLAVAFSSLRVFSSFGLSLLVSAGVATAIFGLAAQTVLGNIFASLQLALAKPIRIGDAVYYDDHWAYVEQINYTYVRLRTWDLKRFIVPVKHFVSNPFENWTMEEPKMILPILLKLDHRTDVDNLRQVFAKMAGDDPDWSEGEDPKVQVIDHDEIAMSVRFYCIADNPTAAWDLHCRMRERLLAYLRDMPEPGALPRTRLAYVANTINDNGGTQNTYDGGVTESGEPTTTPERRDDARREDGPDMRRRMSDGDPSGQEAAE, encoded by the coding sequence ATGTTGCGACGGATCCTGGCCGCCATACTGGTCGCTGTCACCTGCACCGGAGGCGCTGCGGCGCAGGACGAGGGCGAACCCACCTTCGAGGTCGAGACCCTGAACGCCGGCCTCGATCCCGCGCCGCGCAACGTCGACCTCAGCACGCCGCGCTCGGCGATGGAGGCGTTCGTCAGCGCCACCGACCGGACGGACTACGTCACCGCGGCCCACGTCCTCGACCTCGAGTTCGTGCCCGAGGGGGAGCAGCATCGGCTCGGCCCTCGCCTCGCGGAAGAGCTGTCGTTCGTCCTGAAGCGAAAGATCCCCATAGACTTCAACGCCCTGCCGGACCGGCCGGACGGCATGGACACGACGGGGTCCGAGCGCGAGCCGATGGTGGGCGTCGCCCGCCGCAGCATCCAGATCGGCGTCCTCGACCTGCCGGAGTGGCCGGTCACCGTCCGCCTCAACCGCGTCAACGCCGCCGGGGCCGAGCCGGTCTGGGTGTTCTCGCGCCAGACGGTCGAGCACATCCCCGAGCTCTACGCCCGCTACGGCCCGACCGCCTTCGAGAAGGCCCTCCCCGATGTGCTGCGGCAGGAGACCATCTGGGGCATCCTGTGGTGGGAGCTGATCACGATCCCGGTCATCGCCGCGTTCACGTTCCTCGTCGCCTGGGCCATCTGGCGGATCATGACCCTCGTGTCGAACCGTGTCCCGTTCGCCGGCGTGCGCGCCGCGATCTGCCGGGGACGGCTGCCGACGGCGCTGCTCGCCATCGGCATCGTCCTGCAGGTCACCGTCTCCTCGATCTTCGAATTCTCGTCCGCTACGGACACGACGCTCTCGGTCCTGTTCTGGATCGTCATCATCGCGGCGATCGTCTTCGGCGTGTCGCGCACGCTCGACACGGTCATCGACTTCACCTCCAACCGCTATCTCTCCACCATCGACAACCCGGAGAACACCAGCGCGCGGCGCTGGTACACGAACCTTTCCGCCGCCAAGCGCATCGGCGTGATGTTCGTCGTCGTGGTGGGGCTCGCCGTCGCCTTCTCGTCACTGCGGGTATTCTCCTCGTTCGGGCTGTCGCTGCTGGTCTCCGCCGGTGTCGCGACCGCGATCTTCGGCCTTGCCGCGCAGACGGTGCTGGGCAACATCTTTGCCTCGCTGCAGCTCGCGCTCGCCAAGCCGATCCGCATCGGCGACGCGGTCTACTACGACGACCACTGGGCCTATGTGGAGCAGATCAACTACACCTACGTGCGCCTGCGGACCTGGGACCTGAAGCGGTTCATCGTCCCCGTGAAGCACTTCGTCTCCAACCCTTTCGAGAACTGGACGATGGAGGAGCCGAAGATGATCCTGCCCATCCTCCTCAAGCTCGACCACCGGACCGACGTCGACAACCTGCGCCAGGTGTTCGCGAAGATGGCCGGCGACGACCCCGACTGGTCCGAGGGCGAGGACCCGAAGGTTCAGGTGATCGACCACGACGAGATCGCGATGTCGGTTCGCTTCTACTGCATCGCCGACAACCCGACCGCGGCGTGGGACCTCCACTGCCGCATGCGCGAGCGGCTGCTGGCCTACCTGCGCGATATGCCCGAGCCCGGCGCCTTGCCGCGCACCCGCCTCGCCTATGTCGCCAACACCATCAACGACAACGGCGGGACGCAGAACACCTACGACGGCGGCGTCACCGAGAGCGGCGAGCCGACGACGACCCCCGAACGCCGCGACGACGCCCGCCGCGAGGACGGTCCCGACATGAGGCGACGCATGTCCGACGGCGATCCCTCCGGGCAGGAGGCCGCCGAGTAG
- a CDS encoding phage holin family protein, translating to MTYQSHRPDEPSAMAEALAHTRSLPDLLTKLFRDVSELFRKEGELIRSEMQDKINQLQMGVGKIAAGAIVLLVSLIVLTQALVVAVANLITALGSSAAENSSADIVVANTGWASLIVGAVFAAVGAFLVRSGTTDLNVENLAPDRTTLQVRRDAELAREQIR from the coding sequence ATGACCTATCAATCCCACCGTCCGGACGAGCCGAGCGCCATGGCCGAGGCCCTGGCGCACACGCGCTCGCTTCCGGACCTCCTGACCAAGCTTTTCCGTGACGTATCGGAGCTCTTCCGCAAGGAAGGCGAGCTGATCCGCTCGGAGATGCAGGACAAGATCAACCAGCTCCAGATGGGGGTCGGCAAGATCGCCGCCGGGGCCATCGTCCTGCTGGTCTCGCTCATCGTCCTGACGCAGGCGCTGGTGGTGGCGGTCGCGAACCTCATCACCGCGCTGGGATCGTCCGCGGCGGAGAACTCTTCGGCGGACATCGTCGTTGCCAATACAGGATGGGCTTCGCTCATCGTCGGCGCCGTGTTCGCCGCCGTCGGTGCGTTCCTCGTCCGCTCTGGGACCACAGATCTGAACGTCGAAAATCTGGCACCGGACCGGACGACCCTGCAAGTCCGGCGCGACGCCGAACTGGCGAGGGAACAGATCCGATGA
- a CDS encoding ABC transporter ATP-binding protein, whose protein sequence is MLLRKFFSYYAPFKGLFALDFGCAVLCGLLELAFPMAIKVFIDHLLPAGNWSLIVTAAAALLAIYVMNSVMMAVVTYWGHMLGINIETEMRRRAFDHLQKLSFSFYDSAKTGHLTARVTKDLEEVGELAHHGPEEVFLAIMTFFGAFLLMLTINAELALIVGAIVPVIGWLTMWVGTRMTTNFRALFRRVGAFNARLEENIGGMRVVQAFANEAHETALFAEDNARYRTTKLQAYRLMAANSALSYLGLRLIQLVVMVTGTWFVLKGELTAGGFVSFLLLITIFFGPIEKINRILEMYPKGIAGFRSYLDLLAIEPDIVDRPKAVEAQALKGDITYENVHFAYATGLPVLKGIDLSIRAGETVAFVGPSGAGKTTICSLLPRFYEPQQGRIMIDGMDIRDMTIASLRRQIGIVQQDVFLFAGTIRQNVAYGRLDASEEDIVAAVRAARIEDLVASLPDGLDTVIGERGVKLSGGQKQRLAIARIFLKDPPILVLDEATSALDSETERQIQASLAALSEGRTTLVIAHRLATIRGADKIVVVTPDGVAEEGRHAELISRGGLYSRLHQTQFAAE, encoded by the coding sequence ATGCTCCTGCGCAAATTCTTCTCATACTATGCGCCGTTCAAAGGTCTCTTTGCGCTCGACTTCGGGTGTGCGGTGCTGTGCGGCCTGCTGGAGCTCGCCTTTCCGATGGCGATCAAGGTCTTCATCGACCATCTCCTCCCGGCGGGAAACTGGTCGCTGATCGTCACGGCGGCCGCCGCCCTCCTCGCGATCTACGTCATGAACTCGGTCATGATGGCGGTCGTGACGTACTGGGGGCACATGCTCGGCATCAACATCGAGACCGAGATGCGCCGCCGCGCCTTCGACCACCTCCAGAAGCTCTCCTTCTCCTTCTACGACAGCGCCAAGACCGGCCACCTCACGGCGCGCGTCACGAAGGACCTCGAGGAGGTGGGCGAGCTCGCCCACCACGGGCCGGAGGAGGTCTTCCTCGCGATCATGACCTTCTTCGGCGCCTTCCTGCTGATGCTGACGATCAACGCGGAGCTGGCGCTGATCGTCGGGGCGATCGTGCCGGTCATCGGCTGGCTGACGATGTGGGTCGGCACGCGCATGACGACCAACTTCCGCGCCCTCTTCCGCCGCGTCGGCGCCTTCAACGCGCGACTGGAGGAGAACATCGGCGGGATGCGCGTCGTCCAGGCCTTCGCCAACGAGGCGCACGAGACCGCCCTCTTCGCCGAGGACAACGCCAGGTACCGCACCACCAAGCTCCAGGCCTACCGGCTGATGGCGGCGAACTCGGCCCTCTCCTACCTGGGGCTGCGCCTCATCCAGCTCGTCGTCATGGTGACGGGGACGTGGTTCGTCCTGAAGGGCGAGCTGACGGCGGGCGGGTTCGTCTCGTTCCTCCTGCTGATCACGATCTTTTTCGGCCCGATCGAGAAGATCAACCGGATCCTCGAGATGTACCCGAAGGGCATCGCCGGCTTCCGCTCCTACCTCGACCTGCTGGCGATCGAGCCGGACATCGTCGACCGGCCGAAGGCCGTGGAGGCGCAGGCGCTGAAGGGCGACATCACCTACGAGAACGTCCATTTCGCCTACGCCACCGGGCTGCCCGTGCTGAAGGGGATCGACCTTTCGATCCGGGCGGGCGAGACGGTCGCGTTCGTCGGCCCGTCCGGCGCGGGCAAGACCACGATCTGCTCGCTCCTGCCGCGCTTCTACGAGCCGCAGCAGGGCCGCATCATGATCGACGGGATGGACATCCGCGACATGACGATCGCCTCGCTGCGCCGGCAGATCGGCATCGTGCAGCAGGACGTCTTCCTGTTCGCCGGCACCATCCGCCAGAACGTCGCCTACGGTCGCCTCGACGCCAGCGAGGAGGACATCGTCGCCGCCGTGCGCGCGGCGCGGATCGAGGATCTCGTCGCCTCGCTGCCGGACGGGCTCGACACGGTGATCGGCGAGCGCGGCGTGAAGCTCTCCGGCGGGCAGAAGCAGCGCCTCGCGATCGCGCGGATCTTCCTGAAGGACCCGCCGATCCTGGTCCTCGACGAGGCGACGTCGGCGCTCGACTCCGAGACCGAGCGGCAGATCCAGGCCTCCCTCGCCGCCCTCTCGGAGGGGCGCACCACACTCGTCATCGCCCACCGCCTCGCCACCATCCGCGGCGCGGACAAGATCGTCGTGGTGACGCCGGACGGGGTGGCCGAGGAGGGTCGCCATGCCGAGCTCATCTCGCGCGGGGGCCTTTACAGCCGGCTGCACCAGACGCAGTTCGCCGCCGAATAG
- a CDS encoding uracil-DNA glycosylase family protein, producing MKACRVCVEAPLGGPLPQHPRPIFQISPSARIAVCSQAPGNRAHIAGRPFFDPSGVRLRSWMGLDEATFYDAARVAIIPMGFCFPGYDRNGGDLPPRRECRATWHDALFEKLPQLELLLCIGRYSLAYHLPETKRMSLTEIVAAWREIAARTAPRTVMALPHPSWRNNAWLRRNAWFEAEHLPELRQRIRTILSRTEDAA from the coding sequence ATGAAGGCCTGCCGCGTGTGCGTGGAGGCGCCGCTCGGCGGCCCGTTGCCGCAGCACCCGCGGCCGATCTTCCAGATCTCGCCCAGCGCGCGCATCGCCGTCTGCAGCCAGGCGCCCGGTAACCGCGCCCACATCGCGGGCCGGCCCTTCTTCGACCCGTCCGGCGTGCGGCTGAGGTCCTGGATGGGCCTCGACGAGGCGACCTTCTACGACGCGGCCCGCGTCGCCATCATCCCGATGGGCTTCTGCTTCCCAGGCTATGACAGGAACGGCGGGGACCTGCCGCCCCGGCGCGAATGCCGCGCCACCTGGCACGACGCGCTGTTCGAGAAGCTGCCGCAGCTCGAGCTGCTCCTGTGCATCGGCCGCTATTCGCTCGCCTACCACCTGCCCGAAACGAAGCGGATGTCGCTCACCGAGATCGTCGCCGCCTGGCGGGAGATCGCCGCGCGGACGGCGCCGCGCACGGTGATGGCGCTGCCGCACCCGTCGTGGCGCAACAATGCGTGGCTGCGGAGGAACGCCTGGTTCGAGGCGGAGCACCTGCCGGAGTTGCGGCAGCGGATCCGGACGATCCTTTCCCGCACCGAGGATGCCGCCTGA
- the cobT gene encoding nicotinate-nucleotide--dimethylbenzimidazole phosphoribosyltransferase: MTDRSPFEDFRALARADRPDTAAAVAATRAREAQLTKPAGSLGRLEAISEWLASVTGRAPPAVDRPRVVVFAASHGVADRGVSAFPSSVNAQMLANFREGKAAINQICGAYGIGLSVFDLAVDVPTGDIAEVDAFASERDTAATLAFGLEAIANNVDLLGLGEMGIGNTTVAAALCAAILGGSGADWAGPGTGVTGSALARKAEVIDLAVARVAGETDPFILLQRIGGREIAAMAGAILAARSQGVPVVVDGYVATSAAVVVHAMNPAAIDHCIFAHRSAEPAHARAMAALGVEPLLDLGMRLGEGTGAALAMGLIKAAAACHSGMATFAEAGVDGPA; the protein is encoded by the coding sequence GTGACCGATCGATCCCCGTTTGAAGACTTCCGCGCTCTCGCGCGGGCCGACCGCCCCGACACCGCTGCCGCCGTCGCCGCGACCCGTGCCCGGGAGGCGCAGCTCACCAAGCCCGCCGGCTCGCTCGGCCGGCTGGAGGCGATCTCCGAGTGGCTCGCCTCCGTGACCGGCCGCGCGCCGCCCGCCGTCGACCGCCCGCGCGTGGTGGTCTTCGCCGCGAGCCACGGCGTCGCCGACCGCGGCGTGTCGGCCTTCCCGTCCTCGGTGAACGCCCAGATGCTCGCCAACTTCCGTGAGGGAAAGGCGGCGATCAACCAGATCTGCGGCGCCTACGGCATCGGCCTGTCGGTGTTCGACCTCGCCGTGGACGTTCCGACCGGCGACATCGCCGAGGTCGACGCCTTCGCGTCCGAGCGGGACACCGCCGCGACGCTCGCCTTCGGGCTGGAGGCGATCGCCAACAATGTCGACCTTCTCGGCCTCGGTGAGATGGGGATCGGCAACACCACCGTCGCGGCGGCGCTATGCGCGGCCATCCTCGGCGGCAGCGGGGCGGACTGGGCCGGGCCCGGCACGGGCGTCACCGGCTCCGCGCTCGCGCGGAAGGCCGAGGTGATCGATCTCGCCGTGGCGCGCGTCGCCGGCGAGACGGATCCCTTCATCCTGCTGCAGCGGATCGGCGGGCGCGAGATCGCGGCGATGGCCGGCGCCATCCTCGCCGCGCGCTCGCAGGGCGTGCCGGTCGTGGTCGACGGCTACGTCGCGACGTCCGCCGCCGTCGTGGTCCACGCGATGAACCCGGCCGCCATCGACCACTGCATCTTCGCCCACCGCTCGGCCGAGCCGGCGCACGCCCGCGCGATGGCGGCACTCGGGGTGGAGCCGCTCCTCGACCTCGGCATGCGCCTCGGCGAGGGCACGGGCGCCGCGCTTGCGATGGGCCTCATCAAGGCGGCGGCGGCGTGTCACTCCGGCATGGCGACATTCGCGGAGGCGGGTGTCGACGGACCGGCCTGA
- a CDS encoding Lrp/AsnC ligand binding domain-containing protein yields the protein MTPFFILIKCQLGRSYEVANALADAEIASEIYSTAGDYDLIVKFYVDRDTDIGHFVNEKVHAVPGILDTKTIITFKAF from the coding sequence ATGACGCCGTTCTTCATCCTCATCAAGTGCCAGCTCGGCCGATCGTACGAGGTCGCCAACGCCTTGGCCGACGCCGAGATCGCCTCGGAGATCTATTCGACCGCCGGCGACTACGACCTGATCGTGAAGTTCTATGTCGACCGGGACACGGACATCGGCCACTTCGTGAACGAGAAGGTCCACGCCGTTCCCGGCATTCTGGACACCAAGACCATCATCACCTTCAAGGCGTTCTAG
- the thiE gene encoding thiamine phosphate synthase — MTHPTSARIAALGPETGGPPPLAGALFDPTDVAAALGRLAMARPRIHALVAPVAQPLVANVAAALGIDISMTIDADEVRPMAAGSGAICVNLGMLDSARRAGILAAVRTGQPFVLDPVKVDRVPARLAFARELLAYKPRVVKGNAAEMAALGPVPDGTVAVTTGAVDRLSVRGPMGDRTVYLANGTSKLDRVIATGCTAGMLITSIVAIESDPMLAAVAGLSLMNVSGEIVASSNPGPGSFAVALVDAIGTADAQEIAGRIRVAKPPLDPRLYLVLGPGEPDPLRLVRAATAGGVTLVQWRDKSGSTAEQVEAVRALVAASPVPVLVNDRADVARAAGAAGVHVGHGDLSAAEAREIVGPAAIVGLTIHSLDEAVAADNAPIDYASVGGVFETHSKVNPDPPIGIDGFRAIAGRLRQRRPALPIVAIAGITEERAEALAAAGADGIAVISAITSSGEPGRAAEALRQAFARGQARETAS, encoded by the coding sequence GTGACGCACCCGACTTCAGCACGAATCGCAGCCCTCGGGCCTGAGACCGGCGGCCCGCCGCCGCTCGCCGGTGCCCTGTTCGACCCGACGGACGTCGCCGCGGCGCTCGGGCGGCTGGCGATGGCCCGACCGCGCATCCACGCCCTCGTCGCCCCCGTCGCGCAGCCGCTGGTCGCCAACGTCGCGGCGGCGCTGGGGATCGACATCTCGATGACCATCGACGCCGACGAGGTGCGCCCGATGGCCGCGGGCTCCGGCGCGATCTGCGTCAACCTCGGCATGCTGGATTCGGCGCGGCGGGCGGGGATCCTTGCGGCGGTGCGGACCGGCCAGCCGTTCGTCCTCGACCCGGTGAAGGTCGACCGCGTGCCGGCGCGCCTCGCGTTCGCGCGCGAGCTCCTCGCCTACAAGCCGAGGGTGGTGAAGGGGAACGCGGCGGAGATGGCGGCGCTCGGGCCGGTCCCGGACGGAACCGTCGCGGTCACCACCGGCGCGGTCGACCGGCTTTCGGTTCGCGGTCCGATGGGCGACCGGACCGTCTACCTCGCCAACGGGACATCGAAGCTGGACCGCGTCATCGCGACCGGGTGCACCGCGGGGATGCTGATCACCTCCATCGTCGCGATCGAGAGCGACCCCATGCTGGCGGCCGTCGCCGGCCTCAGCCTGATGAACGTCTCCGGCGAGATCGTCGCGTCCAGCAACCCGGGGCCGGGTTCGTTCGCTGTCGCGCTGGTCGACGCCATCGGGACGGCGGACGCGCAGGAGATCGCTGGGCGCATCCGGGTCGCCAAGCCGCCGCTCGATCCGCGCCTTTACCTCGTCCTCGGGCCCGGCGAGCCTGACCCGCTCAGGCTGGTCCGCGCTGCGACGGCGGGCGGCGTGACGCTCGTCCAGTGGCGCGACAAGTCCGGCTCGACGGCCGAGCAGGTGGAGGCGGTCCGCGCGCTGGTTGCGGCGTCGCCCGTGCCGGTGCTCGTCAACGACCGCGCCGACGTGGCGCGGGCCGCTGGCGCCGCCGGCGTCCATGTCGGCCACGGCGACCTCTCGGCGGCCGAGGCGCGGGAGATCGTCGGCCCGGCGGCCATCGTCGGCCTGACGATCCATTCGTTGGACGAGGCGGTCGCGGCCGACAATGCGCCCATCGACTACGCGTCCGTCGGCGGCGTCTTCGAAACGCACAGCAAGGTGAATCCCGACCCGCCCATCGGCATCGATGGTTTCAGGGCGATCGCCGGGCGGCTGCGGCAGCGCCGGCCGGCGCTTCCCATCGTGGCGATCGCCGGGATCACCGAGGAGCGGGCCGAGGCGCTCGCCGCCGCCGGGGCCGACGGCATCGCCGTCATCAGCGCCATCACCAGCTCCGGGGAGCCGGGCCGGGCCGCGGAAGCCCTGCGGCAGGCCTTTGCCCGCGGACAGGCCAGGGAGACCGCATCATGA